The proteins below are encoded in one region of Desulfomicrobium apsheronum:
- the prxU gene encoding thioredoxin-dependent peroxiredoxin (Most members of this family contain a selenocysteine.) yields the protein MGEELAAGCTRPTAEVEQAPEETVQPATPVQGARPMIQVGKKAPDFSAPAYFNGGFTNVRLSEFLGKWVVLCFYPGDFTFVUATEISAVAEKHAEFEKLGVQVLSMSTDSMFVHKMWVDDELSKMITAKKVPFPMLSDGGGNVGKMYGIYDEASGVDVRGRFLIDPDGNVQAYEVLTPPVGRNVNETLRQIQAFQLVRESKGTKATPSGWRPGKPVLSPGPGLVGKVWEVWTVDKAFD from the coding sequence ATGGGAGAAGAATTGGCGGCAGGCTGCACCAGGCCAACAGCCGAGGTCGAGCAGGCACCGGAAGAGACCGTTCAACCAGCAACACCAGTCCAAGGAGCGCGACCCATGATTCAGGTAGGAAAGAAAGCCCCCGATTTCTCGGCCCCGGCCTATTTCAACGGCGGTTTCACCAATGTCAGGCTGTCCGAATTCCTGGGGAAATGGGTGGTTCTGTGCTTTTATCCCGGTGACTTCACCTTTGTCTGAGCGACCGAAATCTCGGCGGTCGCCGAGAAGCACGCGGAATTCGAAAAGCTGGGAGTGCAGGTCCTGTCCATGAGCACGGACAGCATGTTCGTGCACAAGATGTGGGTGGACGACGAACTTTCGAAAATGATCACCGCGAAGAAGGTACCTTTCCCCATGCTGTCCGACGGCGGAGGCAACGTGGGCAAGATGTACGGCATCTACGATGAAGCATCCGGCGTGGACGTGCGCGGCCGCTTTCTCATCGACCCGGACGGAAACGTGCAGGCCTACGAGGTGCTGACCCCTCCGGTGGGCCGCAACGTCAACGAAACCCTGCGCCAGATCCAGGCCTTCCAGCTGGTGCGCGAAAGCAAGGGCACCAAGGCCACCCCGTCCGGCTGGAGACCCGGCAAACCGGTTCTGAGCCCTGGTCCGGGCCTGGTCGGCAAGGTCTGGGAAGTCTGGACCGTGGACAAGGCCTTCGACTGA
- a CDS encoding ammonia-forming cytochrome c nitrite reductase subunit c552, which translates to MRNTRSLIALLAVGCALALSACSEATEPKAPEFKTKLKSDEIKNSAFKAEFPLHYETFLRNNESEIMTEYGGSVAYNKHDNVNPLPEGYKHAQPYLKNLWLGYPFSYEYKAARGHTYAIKDILHIDRLNRYDEKAGLPSTCWNCKTAKMNEWVGEYGDEFWAKDFNQFREQVDMDDNTIGCANCHDPANMELRLYSVPLQDHLKAEGKDFKTLSRNEQRALMCGQCHVEYYFTDPGQGESKKPVFPWAEGKDPEQIYSYYKGHGDTTIPGFEGNFVDWVHPVSKTPMLKAQHPEYETWYNGVHGAAGVSCADCHMSYTRLDGKKKMSNHHWNSPLKDPDMKACRQCHTDKSPDYLKQRVIYTQDKVWEQLMAAQDISVKAHEAIRMAHEFQGEKPADYDQLMIDAREMCRKGQFFWDLISAENSVGFHNPTKALDTLAKSQQFSQKAVDIAIKAAAFTTAQALSGDIKELVPPIMEHSRELQMDPEHMASHQWFKYLKVTPKAEKIWEGNKRLIPAPAAS; encoded by the coding sequence ATGCGTAACACCCGATCCCTTATTGCCCTGCTGGCCGTGGGCTGCGCCCTGGCCTTGAGCGCCTGTTCCGAAGCGACTGAACCAAAGGCTCCGGAGTTCAAGACCAAGCTCAAGTCCGACGAGATCAAGAACTCCGCCTTCAAGGCTGAATTTCCGCTTCATTATGAAACGTTCCTGCGCAACAACGAATCCGAAATCATGACCGAGTATGGCGGATCCGTCGCCTACAACAAGCACGACAACGTAAACCCCCTGCCCGAAGGCTACAAGCACGCCCAGCCCTACCTGAAGAACCTCTGGCTCGGCTACCCCTTCAGCTACGAGTACAAGGCGGCGCGCGGCCACACCTATGCCATCAAGGACATTCTGCATATCGACCGCCTGAACCGCTACGACGAAAAGGCCGGACTGCCCTCCACCTGCTGGAACTGCAAGACCGCCAAGATGAATGAATGGGTCGGAGAGTACGGCGACGAATTCTGGGCCAAGGATTTCAACCAGTTCCGCGAGCAGGTCGATATGGACGACAACACCATCGGCTGCGCCAATTGCCACGACCCGGCCAACATGGAGCTGCGCCTCTACTCCGTGCCCCTGCAGGATCACCTGAAGGCGGAGGGCAAGGACTTCAAGACCCTCTCCCGCAACGAGCAGCGCGCCCTGATGTGCGGCCAGTGCCACGTGGAATACTATTTCACCGACCCGGGTCAGGGCGAATCCAAGAAGCCCGTCTTCCCCTGGGCCGAAGGCAAGGACCCCGAACAGATTTATTCCTACTACAAGGGGCACGGCGACACCACGATCCCCGGTTTCGAAGGCAACTTCGTGGACTGGGTCCATCCCGTGTCCAAGACCCCCATGCTCAAGGCCCAGCACCCCGAATACGAGACCTGGTACAATGGCGTGCATGGCGCGGCCGGAGTCAGCTGCGCCGACTGCCACATGAGCTACACCCGTCTCGACGGCAAGAAGAAGATGTCCAACCACCACTGGAATTCGCCCTTGAAGGACCCGGACATGAAGGCCTGTCGCCAGTGCCATACGGACAAGAGCCCCGACTACCTGAAGCAGCGGGTCATCTACACCCAGGACAAGGTCTGGGAACAGCTCATGGCCGCCCAGGACATCTCGGTCAAGGCGCATGAAGCCATCCGCATGGCCCATGAATTCCAGGGCGAAAAGCCGGCCGATTACGACCAGCTCATGATCGACGCCCGCGAGATGTGCCGTAAGGGCCAGTTCTTCTGGGACCTCATCTCTGCGGAAAACAGCGTGGGCTTCCACAACCCGACCAAGGCCCTGGACACCCTGGCCAAGTCCCAGCAGTTCAGCCAGAAAGCAGTGGACATCGCCATCAAGGCGGCGGCCTTCACCACGGCCCAGGCCCTGTCCGGCGACATCAAGGAACTTGTGCCGCCCATCATGGAACACAGCCGCGAGCTGCAGATGGATCCCGAGCACATGGCCAGTCACCAGTGGTTCAAGTATCTCAAAGTCACTCCCAAGGCTGAAAAGATCTGGGAAGGCAACAAACGCCTCATCCCGGCCCCTGCCGCCAGCTAG
- a CDS encoding cytochrome c3 family protein has translation MTRKKDASSGRGWRFALPPAIAGIVVTVGAALAMTATDQASFCGSCHSMAEAAFTHKTSVHAELACNECHAPHNLVAKIPFKTKEGTRDILATVTKTIPDLIHPGEETKEVTQENCQRCHGATTSTVVMQSKKFCTDCHRHVPHSPKIPVAKRSAADA, from the coding sequence ATGACCCGAAAAAAAGATGCATCCAGCGGACGGGGATGGCGGTTCGCCTTGCCTCCGGCCATAGCGGGCATCGTGGTCACGGTAGGGGCGGCGCTGGCCATGACCGCGACGGACCAGGCCAGTTTCTGCGGCAGCTGCCATTCCATGGCGGAAGCGGCCTTTACGCACAAGACCTCGGTCCATGCCGAGCTGGCCTGCAACGAATGCCATGCGCCACACAATCTGGTGGCCAAGATACCGTTCAAGACCAAGGAAGGCACCCGTGACATCCTGGCCACGGTGACAAAGACCATCCCGGATCTCATTCATCCGGGCGAGGAAACCAAAGAAGTGACACAGGAAAACTGTCAGCGCTGCCACGGCGCGACGACTTCCACGGTCGTGATGCAAAGCAAGAAATTCTGCACCGACTGTCATCGCCACGTGCCCCATTCTCCCAAAATCCCCGTAGCCAAAAGGAGTGCCGCCGATGCGTAA